One stretch of Psilocybe cubensis strain MGC-MH-2018 chromosome 6, whole genome shotgun sequence DNA includes these proteins:
- a CDS encoding Putative epoxide hydrolase, with product MAEIPFRIAVSDDQVDQLRRKLEDAVFPDELDEAGWDYGAPLADMRRLVARWKDGYNWRKYEAQLNEELPQFTRDIEVDGFGKLNIHYVHKKSEVTNAIPLLFVHGWPGSFYEVRKILSLLTQSSPDHPSFHVVAFSLPGFGFSEAPKKKGFELVQFAEVGNKLMVALGYNEYVAQGGDWGFFIVRRLAQLYGPKHCKAWHTNLPLAPPPSLTRNPLTYLSHLFSAYTETEKKGLERSQWYYEKLSGYFHEQSTQPQTLGYSLADSPVGLLGWIYEKLVFCTDNYPWEDDEVLTWISIYWFSRAGPAASIRIYYEVSKAYPGFLYSNTPQPTTIPMGHSYFPKELVIPPRKWLKAPNLVFESDHEKGGHFASHESPQELTNDLRKMFGRGGPAFGVVPGKNGYA from the exons ATGGCAGAGATACCATTCAGAATTGCCGTTTCAGACGACCAGGTCGACCAACTACGTCGAAAGCTAGAGGATGCCGTCTTCCCTGATGAGTTAGATGAAGCTGGATGGGACTATGGGGCCCCATTGGCCGACATGCGACGCCTTGTTGCTCGATGGAAAGACGGTTATAATTGGAGAAAATACGAAGCACAACTCAATGAAGAGTTACCCCAGTTTACCCGAGATATAGAGGTCGACGGCTTTGGAAAACTCAACATCCATTACGTCCATAAGAAAAGCGAAGTAACAAATGCCATTCCGCTGCTATTTGTTCATGGGT GGCCCGGAAGCTTCTATGAAGTACGCAAAATCCTATCGTTGCTTACCCAAAGCTCTCCAGATCATCCCAGTTTCCATGTTGTCGCCTTCAGCCTTCCAGGATTTGGATTTTCTGAGgctccaaaaaagaaaggctTTGAACTCGTCCAATTTGCAGAG GTTGGGAATAAATTGATGGTGGCTCTTGGGTACAATGAATATG TTGCACAAGGAGGAGACTGGGGCTTTTTC ATAGTTCGTAGGTTGGCACAACTGTATGGTCCTAAGCACTGTAAAGCATGGCACACCAATCTTCCTCT CGCACCGCCTCCATCACTAACCCGCAATCCTTTGACCTATCTGTCTCACCTATTCTCTGCTTATACTGAAACTGAAAAGAAAGGGTTGGAAAGATCACAGTGGTACTACGAGAAATTGAGTGGATATTTCCATGAGCAGTCTACGCAGCCGCAGACTTTGGGTTACAGTTTGGCTGATTCTCCAGTTGGCCTGCTCGGTTGGATATACGAGAAGTTGGTTTTTTGCACCGACAATTACCCCTGGGAGGACGATGAAG TCTTGACATGGATTTCCATATACTGGTTTTCTCGCGCCGGACCTGCAGCATCTATTCGAATATACTATGAGGTTTCAAAAGCATATCCAGGCTTCCTTTACAGTAACACGCCACAGCCAACAACCATTCCGATGGGTCACTCCTATTTCCCTAAAGAGCTCGTCATCCCTCCTCGCAA GTGGCTTAAAGCGCCCAATCTGGTATTTGAATCTGACCACGAAAAGGGTGGCCACTTCGCGTCGCACGAGAGCCCGCAGGAGTTGACGAATGATTTGCGCAAAATGTTTGGGCGAGGAGGTCCTGCATTTGGAGTCGTACCAGGGAAAAACGGATATGCATAA
- a CDS encoding putative beta-galactosidase C has product MTGFEPPVVQGQAKRRRGKFFALTCLVSVALVLATSHIYPINSFNLGNIPQFVARSTSFISARLSTVADTIPTKSSTEQLNSFARTPDVQFDNFSLILKGQRVFLHSGEFHTFRLPVPSLWPDILEKAKAAGMNALSVYTHMGLINPAPGVVDFGGFRALQPLYDAAKAAGIWIVLRPGGIAHWATSEIAGQLRTNATDWQAAWQDYIKGIIEVTAPNQINNGGPVIDNEYSQSPSSHAEYFAELEDVYRSSNIVVPLTYNDPGQGRNFINGTGAVDLYGLDSYPQGFDCSNPTRWNGVTTNYHQYHAQVNPSQAWYIPEFQGGSFDAWGPTAPGYAGCRVLTGPDFQSVFNRQLWASNAKLISYYMLYGGTSWGALPFHGVYTSYDYGATFTESRELTSKADELKRQALFLRSSREFYKTDWVADSSTGLQASTNSAAFVTFLQNPDTGAGFYIARQTDSTSTATTTFKLNVTVSGEPLQVPIVVPSITLGGRESKVIVTDYAFGASSKLAFSTAQIFFAGTIDGRDVLFLHGNSTQDHEAALQLTGKPNNLHQTPASLVQLTNNTGLAQNTTLVSFLHGIEGLVTVWDSDTQLVLFADSDTAATFWSPVIAGAQNDPHRNYWGIGTNESILVGGPYLVREATITGSKLALRGDLKTDVRLSVIAPKSIRSITWNGESVTGDVAASSTLTFSGGFVGQLKLSKSFSGVSIPKLTNWKFKDSLPEVQKSFNDQSWTVADHTTTNIPLKPYYGDGRILYGCDYGFCENTVLWRGHFVATGNEKSVNLSINGGEAFAASVWANDVFLGTSFGNSTNNRRILEETDDKFIFPSGALVPGKDNIITVVQDNMGLNETQGSNTDSSKAPRGIRGFALDGNTFGEWKVQGKIGGYKNFPDKVRGVMNEGGLFGERQGWHLPGFSTKGWISRDLSQGLPNDAAGVGFFISTFKLNIPKGLDVMLSFTFEEPLGQPYRAFLFVNGWMMGKRVANLGPQSKFPVHEGILDYQGENTVAVALWAMEPNTGISPNLQLTLDGVYDGGVNVVTNNPKWSPQGRT; this is encoded by the exons ATGACAGGCTTTGAACCACCGGTCGTACAAGGCCAGGCAAAGCGAAGACGAGGGAAGTTCTTTGCTTTGACCTGCTTGGTGTCTGTTGCCCTTGTCCTTGCAACGTCTCACATATACCCCATCAATTCGTTCAATCTTGGGAACATCCCACAGTTTGTTGCCCGCTCAACATCATTCATATCAGCGAGATTGTCAACTGTAGCTGATACTATACCCACCAAATCCTCAACAGAGCAATTAAATAGCTTTGCTCGTACACCTGATGTCCAATTCGACAACTTCAGTCTTATTCTCAAAGGCCAGCGCGTCTTTTTACA TTCAGGGGAGTTCCATACTTTTAGGCTCCCCGTACCGTCACTATGGCCAGACATTCTTGAAAAGGCTAAAGCAGCTGGAATGAATGCGCTTAGTGTTTATACTCACATGGGATTGATCAATCCAGCTCCTGGTGTAGTCGACTTCGGAGGCTTCCGAGCATTGCAACCTCTTTATGATGCTGCAAAAGCAGCAGGCATCTGGATTGTCCTTCGCCCTG GGGGAATAGCCCACTGGGCCACCTCTGAAATTGCTGGTCAACTTCGCACCAATGCAACAGATTGGCAAGCTGCATGGCAAGACTATATAAAGGGAATTATCGAAGTCACCGCTCCAAACCAAATCAATAATGGCGGACCAGTAATTG ATAATGAATATTCCCAAAGCCCCAGCTCACATGCGGAATATTTCGCTGAACTTGAGGATGTTTATCGAAGTTCCAATATTGTAGTTCCTTTGACGTATAATGACCCCGGACAAGGAAGGAACTTCATAAATGGCACC GGTGCTGTTGACTTATATGG GCTTGATTCATACCCACAAGGATTTGACTGCTCGAACCCCACGAGATGGAATGGGGTCACCACAAATTACCATCAATACCATGCCCAGGTCAATCCATCTCAGGCATGGTACATTCCAG AGTTCCAGGGCGGGTCCTTTGACGCATGGGGTCCAACCGCACCAG GCTACGCGGGTTGTCGTGTTTTGACTGGGCCAGATTTCCAATCTGTTTTTAATCGGCAGCTTTGGGCCAGTAATGCAAAGTTGATCAGTTATTACATGCTTTATGG GGGAACGTCTTGGGGTGCCCTCCCTTTCCATGGCGTTTATACCTCATATGATTACGGCGCCACA TTTACTGAATCCCGAGAACTGACGTCCAAGGCTGATGAACTCAAACGTCAAGCTCTCTTCCTTCGAAGTTCACGTGAATTCTATAAGACCGACTGGGTGGCAGATTCTTCTACTGGACTTCAAGCTTCTACTAATAGTGCTGCCTTCGTGACATTCCTACAAAACCCTGACACTGGTGCTGGCTTTTACATCGCCAGGCAAACTGATTCTACGTCGAC CGCGACCACTACATTTAAGCTCAATGTCACAGTCTCAGGAGAACCCCTGCAGGTTCCTATTGTCGTCCCATCTATAACCCTTGGAGGCCGGGAATCAAAAGTCATTGTAACGGACTACGCCTTTGGAGCATCTTCCAAACTTGCCTTCTCTACAGCTCAAATATTCTTTGCCGGTACAATTGATGGGCGCGATGTGCTTTTCCTCCACGGAAATTCAACACAGGATCACGAAGCAGCGCTTCAGTTGACAGGAAAACCAAACAACTTGCACCAAACACCTGCGTCCCTTGTTCAACTCACCAATAACACCGGTTTAGCCCAAAACACCACTCTCGTCAGCTTCTTGCACGGCATTGAAGGATTGGTCACAGTTTGGGACTCTGACACACAATTGGTCCTATTCGCAGACTCGGATACAGCTGCCACTTTCTGGTCTCCTGTAATAGCAGGAGCACAGAATGATCCGCACCGAAACTATTGGGGGATCGGCACCAACGAATCCATATTGGTCGGAGGTCCATATCTTGTCCGTGAGGCAACTATCACCGGCTCGAAGCTTGCTCTCAGAGGAGATCTCAAGACAGACGTCCGGTTATCGGTAATCGCTCCGAAGAGTATTAGATCCATCACTTGGAATGGCGAAAGCGTAACTGGAGATGTGGCAGCTTCTTCTACTCTCACATTCTCCGGAGGATTTGTAGGGCAGCTCAAACTCAGCAAATCGTTCAGCGGCGTCAGTATCCCAAAATTAACGAATTGGAAGTTCAAAGATAGCTTGCCCGAGGTGCAGAAATCTTTTAACGACCAATCTTGGACGGTTGCAGACCATACCACGACCAACATACCTCTGAAACCATATTACGGAGATGGACGGATTCTTTATGGATGTGATTATGGATT CTGCGAAAATACCGTTCTCTGGAGAGGGCATTTTGTTGCCACCGGAAATGAGAAGAGCGTCAACTTGTCCATTAATGGAGGCGAAG CCTTCGCTGCGAGTGTCTGGGCTAACGATGTTTTCCTTGGAACTTCGTTTGGAAA CTCGACCAACAACCGCCGCATTCTGGAAGAAACTGACGACAAattcatcttcccatcaGGCGCTTTAGTGCCTGGTAAAGACAATATAATCACAGTTGTACAG GATAACATGGGTTTGAATGAAACTCAAGGAT CCAACACGGACAGTTCAAAAGCTCCTCGAGGAATTAGAGGCTTTGCTCTGGACGGTAACACATTTGGAGAATGGAAAGTGCAAGGTAAAATCGGCGGTTACAAGAA CTTCCCCGATAAAGTTAGAG GCGTTATGAATGAAGGTGGACTTTTCGGCGAGCGACAGGGATGGCACCTCCCTGGATTTTCCACCAAAGGATGGATATCGCGCGACCTTTCGCAAGGCCTCCCCAATGACGCTGCTGGGGTCGGATTTTTCATCTCTACATTCAAACTGAACATTCCAAAGGGCCTGGATGTAATGCTGTCCTTTACCTTTGAGGAGCCTTTGGGCCAGCCATACAGAGCATTCTTGTTTGTTAATGGATGGATGATGGGCAAACGTGTCGCAAATCTAGG GCCTCAATCGAAATTCCCGGTCCACGAAGGTATATTGGATTATCAAGGCGAAAA TACCGTTGCTGTcgcgctgtgggccatggAACCGAACACAGGGATTTCTCCAAACCTTCAGCTTACACTTGATGGTGTCTACGACGGTGGAGTCAATGTTGTGACAAACAACCCGAAATGGTCTCCTCAAGGACGTACGTAA
- a CDS encoding Pectinesterase has translation MIFFKDDSQQKSVLGASRTSPPSGAVIVRAGTTTSGEFSTVSKAVNSLPNDNSARTIFIFPGTYTEQVNITRPGPLTIFGSTTDTSTYLQNSVTIQFGLSASTAGSDDVSGTMRVHKNDFKMYNVNVKNTFGQGSQAIAISQYGTRVGFYGCGFFGFQDTVLVEQGTQVFLRGFIQGATDFIFGQRGQAYFERNIISVTAHGCITASGRSSNDNTSYVFNENTIVMASNAPSGTAGNVFLGRPWADFAKVIFKNTVITAPLNKALWSIWNTGDERTDNVTFLDYNSTGSGISGASRAPFSSQLTSSQAAAYTISSAVGSDFATWVDTSYLA, from the exons atgatcttcttcaaGGATGATTCTCAGCAAA AGTCAGTCCTAGGCGCCTCCAGAACGTCACCTCCCTCCGGGGCTGTCATTGTACGCGCAGGAACGACTACCTCAGGAGAATTTAGCACCGTTTCAAAAGCCGTCAACTCATTGCCCAATGATAATTCTGCCAGGACTATTTTCATTTTCCCCGGTACATACACAGAACAAGTGAACATTACTCGACCCGGACCTCTCACG ATATTTGGGTCTACTACAGATACGTCAACATACTTGCAAAATTCAGTGACAATTCAATTCGGTCTGTCTGCCAGCACTGCCGGCTCTGATGATGTCAGTGGAACCATGCGTGTTCACAAGAACGACTTCAAGATGTACAATGTGAATGTCAAAAACACATTCGGCCAGGGTTCGCAAGCCATTGCCATCAGTCAATATGGAACGCGCGTCGGCTTTTACGGCTGCGGATTTTTTGGCTTTCAGGATACCGTTCTTGTTGAACAAGGCACACAGGTCTTTTTGAGAGGTTTTATCCAG GGGGCAACAGACTTTATTTTCGGTCAGAGAGGACAAGCATACTTTGAAAGAAATATAATATCGGTTACCGCCCACGGTTGCATCACGGCCAGCGGCCGCTCTTCGAATGATAATACGAGCT ATGTCTTCAACGAAAACACTATTGTTATGGCAAGCAATGCTCCATCAGGTACCGCGGGCAATGTGTTTTTGGGACGTCCATGGGCGG ATTTTGCCAA GGTTATCTTCAAAAACACAGTAATCACCGCGCCACTCAATAAAGCATTATGGTCGATCTGGAATACTGGAGACGAACGAACGGACAACGTCACCTTTTTAGATTACAACAGTACAGGATCAGGGATCTCGGGTGCAAGTCGTGCCCCTTTCAGCTCTCAACTGACCTCCAGTCAGGCGGCTGCTTACACAATCTCTAGTGCCGTTGGAAGTGATTTTGCGACATGGGTGGATACCTCATACCTGGCTTGA
- a CDS encoding putative pectinesterase A yields MKYWWLACLGTLWQSPKYVRGEQRTEPPLGALSVRAGASPASGMFDTITGALDALPNDMSNQTIFIFPGTYSEQINILRPGPLRILGYTMDTSNFAANQVVIEAGVPASVAGSDDASGTLRIHKDNFSMYNVNVTNTFGIGSQAIAISQYGSQVGLYSCAFIGYQDTLYANQGKQVYLKNYIEVTTQSSNKPDAN; encoded by the exons ATGAAGTATTGGTGGCTTGCTTGCTTAGGGACTCTATGGCAAAGTCCAAAATATGTGCGAGGAGAGCAACGCACAGAACCACCTCTGGGTGCTTTGTCTGTGCGAGCGGGAGCATCCCCAGCATCTGGGATGTTTGATACCATTACGGGAGCCCTAGATGCCCTTCCCAACGACATGTCGAACCAGACTATATTCATTTTCCCGGGTACTTATAGCGAGCAAATCAACATTTTAAGGCCTGGACCCCTGAGA ATCCTTGGGTATACTATGGACACGTCCAATTTCGCTGCCAACCAGGTCGTTATCGAGGCAGGAGTTCCGGCAAGTGTTGCAGGCTCAGATGACGCTAGCGGTACACTCCGAATTCACAAAGACAACTTCAGCATGTATAATGTCAATGTAACCAACACTTTCGGCATCGGTTCTCAAGCTATCGCGATCAGCCAATACGGTAGCCAAGTTGGACTGTATTCGTGTGCATTCATTGGATATCAAGATACCCTGTACGCCAACCAAGGAAAACAAGTTTACCTAAAGAATTACATAGAGGTGACGACGCAATCCTCAAATAAACCTGATGCGAATTGA
- a CDS encoding Elongation of fatty acids protein 2, with the protein MGIKGLTALLSQHAPNAIKEHEIKTLFGRKVAIDASMSIYQFLIAVRQRDGEMLQNDAGETTSHLMGFFYRTIRIVENGIKPAYVFDGKPPEMKKGVLSQRFAKREEAKAEGEEAKETGTAEDLDRFSRRTVKVTREHNEECRRLLKLMGIPVVIAPSEAEAQCAELARGGKVYAAGSEDMDTLTFNAPILLRHLTFSEAKKQPISEINLQAALDGLEMNMDQFIDLCILLGCDYLEPIKGIGPKSALKLIKEHGSLKAVIKHLREKSATKKAAEDSEPEDAASDAEEAAPTSDVELPDKDSDDEDFKEKEEEKGTSDEEAPKKKKLASKAKVVPSKGKGKGKGKGGITVPDEWLWEDAKKIFQKPDVLPADQVELEWKNPDVDGLVDFLVKEKGFNEDRVRKGAEKLTKFLNSKQQGRLDGFFTVKPKEKAPPAKGKEKGKSDAKGKGTKRKGDEKAESSGVKKPRKK; encoded by the exons ATGGGTATTAAAGGTTTGACCGCTTTGCTCTCCCAACACGCTCCCAATGCCATCAAGGAACATGAAATTAAAACTTTGTTTGGTCGAAAAGTTGCGATAGATGCCTCCATGTCTATCTACCAATTCCTCATCGCTGTTCGCCAAAGGGACGGCGAAATGTTGCAGAACGATGCTGGCGAGACGACGAGTCATTTGATGGGCTTTTTCTATCGAACAATCCGTATAGTGGAAAATGGAATTAAACCAGCGTATGTTTTCGATGGAAAACCCCCGGAGATGAAAAAGGGAGTG CTCTCCCAACGTTTTGCCAAACGTGAAGAAGCTAAAGcagaaggtgaagaagcgAAAGAAACTGGCACTGCAGAAGATTTGGATCGATTTTCGCGTAGAACGGTCAAAGTGACGCGTGAGCATAACGAAGAGTGTCGTCGTCTACTGAAACTCATGGGTATTCCTGTTGTTATC GCCCCATCGGAAGCCGAAGCCCAATGTGCTGAACTTGCTCGTGGTGGAAAG GTTTACGCGGCAGGCTCAGAAGATATGGATACCCTTACGTTCAACGCGCCTATTCTTCTCCGCCATCTCACTTTCTCAGAAGCCAAGAAACAACCTATTAGTGAAATCAATCTTCAAGCTGCCTTGGATGGTCTCGAAATGAATATGGATCAG TTTATTGACCTATGTATACTTTTGGGTTGCGATTATCTTGAACCTATAAAAGGTATCGGCCCCAAGTCAGCGCTCAAACTTATCAAAGAGCATGGCAGCCTGAAAGCAGTTATCAAACATCTCCGGGAAAA GTCAGCGACCAAAAAGGCCGCTGAGGATTCCGAGCCTGAAGATGCTGCTTCGGATGCGGAAGAGGCTGCCCCCACCTCGGATGTCGAACTGCCTGACAAAGAtagcgacgacgaagatttcaaggagaaagaagaagaaaaggggaCCTCTGATGAGGAAgcaccaaaaaagaaaaaactcgCCTCCAAGGCTAAAGTTGTACCcagcaaagggaaaggcaaggggAAAGGCAAAGGGGGAATAACAGTGCCTGACGAATGGCTATGGGAAGATGCCAAAAAAATCTTTCAAAAACCCGACGTGCTACCTGCAGACCAGGTTGAG TTAGAATGGAAAAACCCGGATGTAGATGGTCTCGTCGACTTCCtagtgaaagaaaaaggcttCAA CGAGGATCGTGTCCGCAAAGGCGCTGAGAAGCTCACCAAATTCCTCAACAGTAAACAGCAAGGGCGTCTCGACGGCTTTTTCACAGTGAAACCCAAAGAGAAAGCTCCTCCTgccaaagggaaagaaaagggCAAATCCGATGCCAAAGGGAAGGGTACAAAGCgaaag GGCGACGAAAAAGCTGAAAGTAGCGGTGTAAAGAAACCACGGAAAAAGTGA